A genomic stretch from Symbiobacterium terraclitae includes:
- a CDS encoding GNAT family N-acetyltransferase: MLIRQACELDAEGIARVHVDAWRSTYRGIVPDDVLDGLSYEKRQERWNEILRTAEQSRHHIWVAADLGRIVGFADGGREREGDPQYTGELYAIYILPEYQRKGTGRGLLGQIAARLVEEGHEAALVWVLADNPYRRFYERMGAVPVRTKEITIGGTPLTEVAYGWPDLRQLVRNIRQSWSG; encoded by the coding sequence GTGCTGATCCGTCAGGCATGCGAACTCGACGCCGAGGGGATCGCCCGGGTGCACGTGGACGCCTGGAGGAGCACCTACCGGGGCATCGTCCCTGACGACGTGCTGGACGGCCTCTCTTACGAGAAGCGGCAGGAGCGGTGGAACGAGATACTCCGGACGGCGGAGCAGTCCCGCCACCACATCTGGGTCGCGGCGGATCTCGGCCGCATCGTGGGTTTCGCCGACGGCGGCCGGGAGCGGGAGGGCGACCCCCAGTACACGGGCGAGCTTTACGCGATCTACATCCTGCCGGAGTACCAGCGCAAGGGAACCGGGCGCGGGCTGCTGGGCCAGATCGCCGCCAGGCTGGTGGAGGAGGGCCACGAGGCTGCGCTGGTCTGGGTGCTGGCGGACAACCCGTATCGCCGCTTCTACGAGCGCATGGGGGCCGTTCCGGTCAGGACCAAGGAGATCACCATCGGCGGGACTCCGCTCACGGAGGTCGCCTACGGCTGGCCTGACCTCCGCCAGCTGGTGCGGAACATCCGGCAGTCGTGGTCGGGATAG
- a CDS encoding glycosyltransferase: MNSAEAASPHSASSIIIIPALEPAQALVKYVHDLRARGFSQIVVVDDGSSPACAGIFAALAELRDCVVLRHEVNRGKGAALKTALRHCLQQGWQQVYRRVIMVDADGQHAVEDVCSMARASHEHPDAYVLGIRDFNQEIVPARSRFGNRLTSGAFHLFYGRYLRDTQTGLRALPASLWRWATEVAGDRFEYETNCLVQAMKRGIPMAEMPIQTLYFDRNAGTHYRTLRDSWPIFKVLISHLGAYALAGAISSVLALAAFAWVDLAWLKGVGDAARILAACVVSAWTGSLARLLLHWLFRVRTERNMTDATVKFYLLAAGQMLASYLVVLAVHSVTGWTAVWIKLVADVALAIVGYQIHPRWLFRTHR, from the coding sequence TTGAACTCTGCCGAAGCAGCGAGTCCCCACAGCGCAAGCAGCATCATCATCATCCCGGCCCTGGAGCCCGCACAGGCGTTGGTGAAGTACGTCCACGACCTGCGGGCGCGCGGGTTCAGCCAGATCGTCGTGGTGGACGACGGCAGCAGCCCCGCCTGTGCCGGGATCTTCGCCGCCCTGGCTGAGCTGCGGGACTGCGTTGTGCTGCGCCACGAGGTGAACCGGGGCAAGGGGGCGGCCCTGAAGACGGCGCTCCGCCACTGCCTGCAGCAGGGTTGGCAGCAGGTCTACCGGCGCGTGATCATGGTCGACGCGGACGGCCAGCACGCGGTGGAGGACGTCTGCAGCATGGCCCGGGCCTCCCACGAGCACCCGGACGCCTACGTGCTGGGCATCCGCGACTTCAACCAGGAGATCGTGCCGGCGCGCAGCCGCTTCGGCAACCGGCTGACCAGCGGGGCCTTCCACCTGTTCTACGGGCGCTACCTGCGCGACACCCAGACGGGTCTCAGGGCCCTGCCGGCCAGCCTCTGGCGGTGGGCCACCGAGGTGGCGGGGGACCGCTTCGAGTACGAGACCAACTGCCTGGTGCAGGCGATGAAGCGCGGCATCCCGATGGCGGAGATGCCCATCCAGACCCTCTACTTCGACAGGAACGCCGGCACCCACTACCGCACGCTGCGGGACTCCTGGCCCATCTTCAAGGTGCTGATCAGCCACCTGGGGGCGTACGCCCTGGCGGGCGCAATCTCATCCGTCCTGGCGCTGGCCGCCTTCGCCTGGGTCGACCTCGCCTGGCTGAAGGGCGTCGGCGACGCGGCGCGGATCCTGGCGGCGTGCGTCGTGAGCGCCTGGACAGGTTCGCTGGCGCGGCTTCTGCTCCACTGGCTTTTCCGCGTGCGCACGGAGCGGAACATGACCGACGCCACCGTCAAGTTCTACCTGCTCGCGGCCGGACAGATGCTGGCCTCCTACCTGGTGGTGCTCGCCGTGCACAGCGTCACGGGGTGGACGGCGGTCTGGATCAAGCTCGTCGCCGACGTGGCCCTGGCCATCGTGGGCTACCAGATCCACCCCCGCTGGCTGTTCAGGACCCACCGCTGA
- a CDS encoding TolB family protein, producing the protein MQRIRRAVAGSARPQSIYPVIAGGPHLHGLLLLLGMVLLFRLLLAGDLARLAGGSVPAAGEAQEGAASEGPGGELAAHLTPVTQGAAMDGFAAWSPDGKAIAFMRDGQILLAPGSGRPVRVLTSQPSSWDAGPAWRPDGRSLAFVRLSTRDSLSQVMELTLDEGGRPAGPPRVLAREPGAIGYLAWDPTGSALYYTTSDRIVRVTGPGKREVVFRAPEGWELISGGLAVSRDGRWLIFGGGPRRASGVEYDLYRVPAGGGEPERLTTEGGIMPGLHPGGQLVAYRNPRTATGIYLLNLATGTAERLLADDPRAMYFHPQFSPDGRRLLVSRLLLAPRKERGQGGFTSNIYVYDLD; encoded by the coding sequence ATGCAGCGCATCCGGCGCGCGGTGGCGGGCAGCGCACGCCCGCAGTCCATCTATCCGGTGATTGCTGGCGGTCCACACCTGCACGGACTGCTCCTGCTCCTCGGCATGGTGCTCCTGTTCCGGCTGCTGCTGGCCGGCGACCTGGCGCGCCTTGCGGGCGGCAGCGTCCCGGCGGCGGGGGAGGCGCAGGAGGGTGCTGCGTCCGAGGGACCCGGGGGCGAGCTCGCCGCGCACCTCACCCCGGTGACCCAGGGCGCGGCGATGGACGGGTTCGCCGCCTGGTCGCCGGACGGCAAGGCGATCGCCTTTATGCGCGACGGGCAGATCCTGCTGGCACCGGGTTCGGGCAGACCCGTTCGGGTGCTGACCAGCCAGCCGTCGTCCTGGGACGCGGGACCCGCCTGGCGGCCGGACGGGCGGAGCCTGGCGTTCGTCCGGCTATCCACCCGTGACAGCCTCTCACAGGTGATGGAACTCACCCTGGATGAGGGCGGCCGGCCGGCGGGGCCGCCGCGCGTGCTGGCCCGGGAGCCGGGCGCCATCGGCTACCTGGCCTGGGACCCGACCGGCAGCGCACTGTACTACACCACCTCTGACCGCATCGTCCGGGTGACGGGTCCGGGGAAGCGGGAGGTGGTGTTTCGGGCGCCGGAGGGCTGGGAGCTGATCTCCGGCGGGCTGGCGGTCAGCCGTGACGGCCGCTGGCTGATCTTCGGCGGTGGGCCGCGTCGTGCCAGCGGGGTGGAGTACGACCTGTACCGGGTCCCCGCAGGCGGAGGGGAGCCCGAGCGGCTGACCACCGAGGGCGGCATCATGCCCGGTCTGCACCCGGGCGGGCAGCTGGTCGCCTACCGCAACCCGCGCACGGCAACGGGGATCTACCTGCTTAACCTGGCCACAGGCACCGCGGAGCGGCTGCTGGCAGACGACCCCAGGGCGATGTACTTCCACCCGCAGTTTTCGCCCGACGGGCGGCGGCTGCTGGTCTCCCGCCTGCTCCTGGCGCCCCGGAAGGAGCGGGGGCAGGGGGGCTTTACGTCAAACATATACGTGTACGACCTGGACTGA
- a CDS encoding potassium channel family protein, with product MRHLLLVAGAGGLIAAALWLGADRGDRLSHTLVRPAVMALLGLLLLVLLGDEPRWSSALAAAAAAVGLWESYSGVYQLLYRPVARTGPVAQVRTTGRWLFNTLGNLVLLNLSAQLVFPRTFEWRGLPATALDVAYFTLLTFASGGYGDVIPGTPLGKVLAMVTSLSGLLFATILFAALFHRLRAE from the coding sequence ATGCGTCACCTGCTCTTGGTGGCCGGCGCGGGCGGCCTGATCGCCGCGGCGCTCTGGCTGGGGGCGGACCGGGGGGACCGGTTGAGCCACACCCTGGTGCGGCCGGCCGTGATGGCCCTGCTGGGCCTCCTGCTCCTGGTTCTGCTGGGCGACGAGCCCCGCTGGTCGTCGGCCCTGGCCGCCGCGGCCGCAGCAGTCGGGCTGTGGGAGAGCTACAGCGGCGTCTACCAGCTGCTCTACCGCCCCGTTGCCCGCACGGGTCCGGTGGCCCAGGTGCGCACAACGGGGCGGTGGCTCTTCAACACCCTGGGCAACTTGGTGCTCCTCAACCTCTCGGCCCAGCTGGTCTTTCCCCGCACGTTCGAGTGGCGCGGCCTGCCCGCCACCGCCCTGGACGTGGCCTACTTCACCCTGCTCACCTTCGCCTCGGGCGGGTACGGCGACGTGATCCCGGGCACCCCGCTGGGCAAGGTGCTCGCCATGGTCACCAGCCTCAGCGGGCTGCTCTTCGCCACGATCCTCTTCGCGGCCCTTTTCCACCGGCTGCGGGCAGAATGA
- a CDS encoding aldo/keto reductase produces the protein MEYRNLGRSGLKVSQMALGTNAFGTRSDEKTGIAIVHAALDAGINLIDTADMYGSGESERIIGLALKGRRSQALIATKCWFPTGDGPNDRGTSRKHIMDAVDASLRRLQTDYIDLYQMHNWDPTTPIEETMRALDDLVRAGKVRYIGCSNFAGWQVVKANAVADRYGWARFISNQPEYSPANRRIEQEVIPACEAEGVGQIVYFPLAGGLFTGKYRRGQAPPEGSRAATQGPRFAQRWLTDANFDLAEAIEAVAAEASVTLPQLTLAWVMARPGITAAIVGASRPEQVAQNVSACTVQVPREALDRVTALSEPFTR, from the coding sequence ATGGAATACCGCAACCTTGGCCGCAGCGGTCTCAAGGTCTCGCAGATGGCGCTGGGCACAAACGCATTCGGCACCCGCAGCGACGAGAAGACGGGGATCGCCATCGTCCACGCCGCGCTGGACGCCGGCATCAACCTTATCGATACCGCGGACATGTATGGCAGCGGCGAGTCAGAGCGGATCATCGGACTGGCCCTCAAGGGCCGCCGCTCCCAGGCCCTGATCGCCACCAAGTGCTGGTTCCCCACCGGCGACGGCCCCAACGACCGGGGCACCTCCCGCAAGCACATCATGGACGCGGTGGACGCCTCGCTGCGGCGCCTGCAGACCGACTACATCGACCTTTACCAGATGCACAACTGGGACCCGACCACCCCCATCGAGGAGACGATGCGGGCCCTGGACGACCTGGTGCGGGCCGGCAAGGTGCGCTACATCGGCTGCTCCAACTTCGCCGGCTGGCAGGTCGTCAAGGCCAACGCCGTCGCCGACCGGTACGGCTGGGCCCGGTTCATCTCCAACCAGCCCGAGTATTCCCCCGCCAACCGGAGGATCGAGCAGGAGGTGATCCCCGCCTGCGAGGCCGAGGGGGTCGGGCAGATCGTCTACTTCCCGCTGGCCGGCGGCCTGTTCACCGGCAAGTACCGGCGGGGCCAGGCGCCGCCGGAGGGTTCCCGGGCGGCGACGCAGGGTCCGCGGTTCGCCCAGCGCTGGCTGACGGACGCCAACTTCGACTTGGCCGAGGCCATCGAGGCGGTGGCGGCGGAGGCGAGCGTCACCCTGCCCCAGCTGACCCTCGCCTGGGTCATGGCCCGCCCCGGCATCACGGCGGCCATCGTCGGCGCCAGCCGGCCGGAGCAGGTGGCGCAGAACGTCTCCGCCTGCACGGTGCAGGTCCCCCGGGAGGCGCTGGACAGGGTGACCGCACTCTCGGAGCCGTTCACCCGGTAG
- a CDS encoding YlbF family regulator, which translates to MVNVYDHAHSLARALKESHEYRSFVAAREKIKGKASAEKMIEDFHKRQLELQAQVLQGKELTQEQKEGLERLYSVLSQDVDIRDYLMAEQRLGTLLNDVYKIISDAVDVELPRAK; encoded by the coding sequence ATGGTCAACGTGTACGATCACGCCCACAGCCTGGCCCGGGCGCTGAAGGAGAGCCACGAGTACCGCAGCTTCGTCGCCGCTCGGGAGAAGATCAAGGGCAAGGCATCGGCCGAGAAGATGATCGAGGACTTCCACAAGCGGCAGCTGGAGCTGCAGGCCCAGGTGCTCCAGGGCAAGGAGCTCACCCAGGAGCAGAAGGAGGGGCTGGAACGGCTCTACAGCGTGCTGTCACAGGACGTGGACATCCGCGACTACCTGATGGCGGAGCAGCGGCTCGGCACGCTGCTGAACGACGTGTACAAGATCATCAGCGACGCCGTGGACGTGGAGCTGCCGAGGGCGAAATGA
- a CDS encoding helicase C-terminal domain-containing protein: MGLRSFVAIDVETTGTSPERDRLIEVAAVRFDDGVETASFSRLIDPGCPLPQRIQNLTGIHPGMLQGKPRFEEVLPEFAELVGDLPLVAHNAPFDVAFLQAAFARAGRSLPNWSYDTAELARVALPRAKNHRLATLADLLELPLTHHHRAEDDARACGQLFLALLERISRMDVGLLRLVLALGEPAGWSLAPLFRAELEAREARGEQPKPIMEWIRPFPGQLHRPDEEPALDEPVPIDAAEVRRVLGAGGVISDAFPAYEHRPQQQEMAEAVTRAFNEGAHLLLEAGTGTGKSLAYLVPAFAWARTNGEKVAISTHTITLQEQLWEKDIPFLQAALAGTPLDGVQAALVKGRSNYICLRKWEDAATGADFLTSPEERRFHIRLAGWLAETETGDRSELNLLGDEERFWREVQSETETCLGPGCRWFRSHCFAFRARRRAKDAQVLVLNHALLFADIATGNQILPPFRQLIIDEAHHLEAVATQNLGVNLENWDILGALLYLFRAAGQGLLPQLRRRLPRGRSIPARPPVGLPHEDMMDKLVELTLSCRTAAEELFRLCAQLVEARGGSDEEGNARSLRLTDAVRTGPLWEALEQARANAVHRLRTLAGGLTALLESLETLEPPLRDADSILVDIQKQNGILMQSAQAIEEVLLRPGEGEVAWIESAQRGDRLRVALRSAPINVGDLLRAELFGRLRSVIMTSATLSVGGSFDHLKHRLGLAGLPSDRLREGVLSSPFTYRQQALLLVPEDLPNPKEGGEFTRATADFLRRFLPRAGGRTLVLFTSHRQLRQVYAELKEELEGEGLLLLGQGLDGSRGRLVAEFRSAQNTVLFGSASFWEGVDIPGDGLTTVIMVRLPFNPPGDPVMEARMEDLEARGLSSFAHLSLPQAVIRFKQGFGRLIRTRYDRGVVIVLDTRLSPRVTRYGTQFLRSLPGPSLYMGPTERVLDRALAWLNMAVDG; the protein is encoded by the coding sequence ATGGGGCTGCGCTCCTTCGTCGCGATAGATGTGGAGACCACCGGTACATCGCCCGAGCGGGACCGCCTGATCGAGGTGGCCGCCGTCCGCTTTGACGACGGCGTCGAGACGGCCTCGTTCTCCCGCCTGATCGACCCCGGGTGCCCGCTGCCGCAGCGCATCCAGAACCTGACCGGCATCCATCCGGGGATGCTGCAGGGCAAGCCGCGCTTCGAGGAAGTGCTCCCGGAGTTCGCCGAGCTGGTGGGCGACCTGCCGCTGGTGGCGCACAACGCCCCCTTCGACGTCGCCTTCCTGCAGGCCGCGTTCGCCCGGGCCGGCCGCAGCCTGCCCAACTGGAGCTACGACACGGCCGAACTGGCCCGTGTCGCCCTGCCGCGCGCCAAGAACCACCGCCTGGCCACGCTGGCTGACCTCCTGGAACTGCCGCTCACACACCACCACCGGGCGGAGGACGACGCCCGCGCTTGCGGCCAGCTCTTCCTGGCCCTGCTGGAGCGTATCAGCCGCATGGACGTGGGGCTGCTGCGCCTGGTGCTCGCCCTCGGGGAGCCGGCGGGCTGGTCCCTGGCCCCGCTCTTCCGGGCGGAGCTGGAGGCCCGCGAGGCCAGAGGCGAGCAGCCCAAGCCCATCATGGAGTGGATCCGGCCCTTCCCGGGGCAGCTGCACCGTCCCGACGAGGAGCCCGCCCTCGACGAGCCGGTCCCCATCGACGCGGCGGAGGTCCGGCGCGTGCTGGGCGCCGGCGGGGTCATCAGCGATGCCTTTCCGGCGTACGAGCATCGCCCGCAGCAGCAGGAGATGGCCGAGGCCGTCACCCGCGCGTTCAACGAGGGCGCTCACCTCCTGCTGGAGGCCGGCACCGGCACGGGAAAGTCCCTGGCCTACCTGGTCCCGGCGTTCGCCTGGGCACGCACCAACGGCGAGAAGGTGGCCATCTCCACCCACACCATCACCCTGCAGGAACAGCTGTGGGAGAAGGACATCCCGTTCCTCCAGGCGGCCCTGGCCGGCACTCCGCTGGACGGCGTCCAGGCCGCCCTGGTCAAGGGCCGCAGCAACTACATCTGCCTGCGGAAGTGGGAGGACGCCGCCACCGGGGCGGACTTCCTGACCTCCCCGGAGGAGCGGCGCTTCCACATCCGGCTGGCCGGCTGGCTGGCCGAGACGGAGACCGGCGACCGGTCGGAGCTGAACCTCCTCGGCGACGAGGAGCGGTTCTGGCGGGAGGTGCAGTCCGAGACCGAGACCTGCCTGGGCCCGGGATGCAGGTGGTTCCGCAGCCACTGCTTCGCCTTCCGCGCCCGGCGCCGGGCGAAGGACGCGCAGGTTCTGGTGCTCAACCACGCCCTGCTGTTTGCCGACATCGCCACGGGGAACCAGATCCTCCCGCCGTTCCGCCAGCTGATCATCGACGAGGCCCACCACCTGGAGGCCGTGGCCACGCAGAACCTCGGGGTGAACCTGGAAAACTGGGACATCCTCGGGGCGCTGCTCTACCTGTTCCGCGCCGCGGGGCAGGGGCTGCTGCCGCAGCTCCGGCGCAGGCTGCCGCGGGGCCGGTCCATCCCGGCCAGGCCGCCCGTGGGCCTCCCCCACGAGGACATGATGGACAAGCTGGTGGAGCTGACCCTGAGCTGCCGTACGGCCGCCGAGGAGCTCTTCCGCCTCTGCGCCCAGCTGGTGGAGGCCAGGGGCGGCAGCGACGAGGAGGGGAACGCCCGCTCCCTTCGCCTCACCGACGCAGTGCGCACAGGTCCGCTCTGGGAGGCCCTCGAGCAGGCGCGCGCGAACGCCGTCCACCGGCTGCGCACGCTGGCCGGCGGGCTGACGGCGCTGCTGGAGTCCCTCGAGACCCTGGAGCCGCCCCTTCGGGACGCAGATTCGATACTCGTTGACATTCAGAAGCAGAATGGTATTCTAATGCAAAGTGCCCAAGCCATCGAGGAGGTCCTGCTCCGCCCCGGGGAGGGCGAGGTCGCCTGGATCGAGTCGGCCCAGCGGGGCGACCGGCTCCGGGTGGCGCTCCGCTCGGCGCCCATCAATGTGGGCGACCTGCTGCGGGCGGAGCTCTTCGGGCGGCTGCGCTCGGTGATCATGACCTCGGCCACGCTCTCGGTGGGCGGCTCCTTCGATCACCTGAAGCACCGCCTGGGCCTGGCCGGGCTTCCCTCGGACAGGCTGCGGGAAGGGGTGCTCTCGTCGCCCTTCACCTACCGGCAGCAGGCGCTGCTGCTGGTGCCCGAGGACCTGCCGAACCCCAAGGAGGGCGGCGAGTTCACCCGGGCGACGGCGGACTTCCTCCGCAGGTTCCTGCCCCGGGCGGGCGGGCGGACCCTGGTCCTCTTCACCAGCCACCGCCAGCTGCGGCAGGTCTACGCCGAGCTGAAGGAGGAGCTGGAGGGGGAGGGGCTGCTCCTCCTCGGCCAGGGGCTCGACGGCTCCCGCGGCCGGCTGGTCGCCGAGTTCCGGTCGGCCCAGAACACCGTGCTCTTCGGCTCGGCCTCCTTCTGGGAGGGCGTGGACATCCCCGGCGACGGCCTGACGACGGTGATCATGGTGCGGCTGCCCTTCAACCCGCCCGGCGACCCCGTCATGGAGGCCCGCATGGAGGACCTGGAGGCGAGAGGGCTCTCCAGCTTCGCCCACCTCAGCCTGCCCCAGGCGGTCATCCGGTTCAAGCAGGGCTTCGGCCGGCTGATCCGAACCCGGTACGACCGCGGGGTGGTCATTGTGCTGGACACGCGGCTCTCGCCGCGGGTGACCCGCTACGGCACGCAGTTCCTGCGCTCGCTGCCCGGCCCGTCGCTCTACATGGGTCCCACCGAGCGGGTACTGGACCGGGCGCTGGCCTGGCTCAATATGGCTGTCGACGGCTGA
- a CDS encoding amidohydrolase, translating into MDRILIEGGTVLTMTGRADVFADGVVLVEDGRIAYAGPREGAPAAPEARRIDAAGKIVMPGIVNTHCHAGTTLIRGYGDDLRLMEWLETRVWPAEAKMTAEDVYWGTALAAYEMLSGGITTFLDMYFPADPVARAIQDTGIRGIVARGIIAVGGPSEALSRLEESREAFHRWNGKAGGRITFMVGPHAPYTCPPDTLLACAELADELGIGIHIHLSETAGEVEEARRQWGKTPIRHVYDLGLMKGRRVVAAHCVHADDDDIAILAETGTGVCHCPVSNLKLASGRTPVSKMRRRGVAVGFGTDGASSENMLHILGSEMRIGAIQAKELEGDPALFTSYDALSMATIEAARVLGMEAEIGSLEPGKRADIILIDTERPHLTPNHDIFALVAYSALPSDVAMTMVDGRIVYENGQLTQADGKEILARVREAAARVVQA; encoded by the coding sequence ATGGACCGGATTCTGATTGAGGGCGGCACGGTGCTCACCATGACCGGACGTGCGGATGTGTTTGCCGATGGCGTCGTGCTGGTGGAGGACGGCCGTATCGCCTACGCCGGGCCCCGGGAGGGGGCACCCGCGGCGCCGGAGGCCCGCCGCATCGACGCCGCGGGCAAGATCGTCATGCCCGGCATCGTCAACACCCACTGCCACGCCGGAACGACCCTGATCCGGGGCTACGGCGATGACCTGCGGCTGATGGAGTGGCTGGAGACGAGGGTCTGGCCGGCCGAGGCGAAGATGACCGCTGAAGACGTCTACTGGGGTACGGCGCTCGCGGCCTACGAGATGCTCTCCGGCGGCATCACCACCTTCCTCGACATGTACTTCCCCGCCGACCCGGTGGCCAGGGCCATCCAGGACACGGGGATCCGGGGCATTGTGGCCCGGGGCATCATCGCCGTCGGCGGGCCGTCCGAGGCGCTGTCCCGCCTGGAGGAGAGCCGGGAGGCGTTCCACCGGTGGAACGGGAAGGCCGGCGGCCGGATCACGTTCATGGTCGGCCCGCATGCCCCGTACACCTGCCCGCCCGACACGCTGCTGGCCTGCGCCGAGCTGGCGGACGAGCTGGGCATCGGCATCCACATCCACCTCTCCGAGACCGCCGGCGAGGTGGAGGAGGCCCGCAGGCAGTGGGGCAAGACCCCCATCCGTCACGTGTACGACCTCGGCCTGATGAAGGGCCGCCGCGTCGTGGCCGCCCACTGCGTCCATGCCGACGACGACGACATCGCCATCCTGGCCGAGACGGGCACCGGCGTCTGCCACTGCCCGGTCTCCAACCTGAAGCTGGCATCCGGCCGCACGCCAGTGAGCAAGATGCGCCGCCGGGGGGTGGCCGTGGGGTTCGGCACCGACGGCGCCTCCTCCGAGAACATGCTCCACATCCTGGGCTCCGAGATGCGGATCGGCGCCATCCAGGCCAAGGAGCTGGAGGGGGATCCTGCGCTGTTCACCTCCTACGACGCGCTTTCCATGGCCACCATCGAGGCGGCCCGGGTGCTGGGGATGGAGGCGGAGATCGGGTCGCTGGAGCCGGGTAAGCGGGCCGACATCATCCTGATCGACACCGAGCGGCCGCACCTGACGCCGAACCACGACATCTTTGCCCTGGTCGCCTACTCGGCGCTGCCCAGCGATGTGGCGATGACCATGGTCGACGGTCGCATCGTCTACGAAAACGGCCAGCTGACCCAGGCTGACGGAAAGGAGATCCTGGCCCGGGTGCGCGAGGCGGCGGCCCGGGTGGTGCAGGCGTAA
- a CDS encoding 2-phosphosulfolactate phosphatase, with translation MRVDVYPTVLNIPPAEDLAGRVAVVIDVLRATTTICTALANGADTVVPILTPEEAFQVAADNPDRMFLLGGERKAVLIPGFNYGNSPLEYTEARVKGRPILFTTTNGTRAIRRAAGADRVYIACLLNAPAVARELARLEQDVAICCAGTHDQFSLEDTACAGAILHFLAAAGAPVETNDMGVVARDLFREYDGRLGDLVHLSEHGQRLAKLGLQEDLLFCAQLGRLTILPVFTEGQVVLPD, from the coding sequence ATGCGTGTGGACGTCTATCCGACCGTGCTCAACATCCCGCCCGCCGAGGACCTGGCCGGCCGGGTGGCCGTGGTGATCGACGTGCTGCGGGCGACCACGACCATCTGCACGGCGCTGGCCAACGGTGCAGACACCGTCGTGCCCATCCTCACCCCGGAGGAGGCCTTCCAGGTGGCCGCGGACAACCCGGACCGGATGTTCCTGCTGGGCGGCGAGCGCAAGGCGGTGCTGATCCCCGGCTTCAACTACGGCAACTCGCCCCTGGAGTACACAGAGGCGCGCGTGAAGGGCAGGCCCATCCTCTTCACCACCACCAACGGCACGCGGGCGATCCGGCGGGCGGCGGGGGCCGACCGGGTCTACATCGCCTGCCTGCTCAACGCGCCGGCCGTGGCCAGGGAGCTGGCCCGGCTGGAGCAGGACGTGGCCATCTGCTGCGCCGGCACCCACGACCAGTTCTCGCTGGAGGACACCGCCTGCGCCGGCGCCATCCTCCACTTCCTGGCCGCGGCGGGGGCGCCCGTGGAGACCAACGACATGGGCGTGGTGGCCCGCGACCTGTTCCGCGAGTACGACGGCAGGCTGGGGGACCTGGTCCACCTCTCCGAGCACGGGCAGCGGCTCGCCAAGCTGGGCCTGCAGGAGGACCTGCTCTTCTGCGCCCAGCTGGGCAGGCTCACCATCCTGCCCGTCTTCACCGAGGGCCAGGTGGTGCTGCCGGATTGA
- a CDS encoding metallophosphoesterase, with product MGETDPRPLAGRITRRQLLQAGLVGALGLLGWAGVERTMLWVERVAVRVAAPTGPFPPLQVALLTDLHVGHWATHRLAERGVARTNRLAPDLVLLGGDLMHDDISDGELRATARTLAGLRAPLGVYAVLGNHDYGAGPARVQAALEDAGVFGLVNEGRRLPLGPGNLWLAGLDDCWEGRPDRCSAASPCS from the coding sequence ATGGGCGAAACGGACCCGCGTCCGCTGGCCGGGCGCATCACCCGCAGGCAGCTGCTCCAGGCCGGGCTGGTGGGAGCCCTCGGACTGCTGGGCTGGGCGGGTGTCGAGCGGACGATGCTCTGGGTGGAACGGGTGGCGGTTCGGGTGGCTGCACCGACCGGCCCGTTCCCCCCGCTGCAGGTCGCCCTGCTGACCGATCTGCACGTCGGCCACTGGGCAACCCACCGGCTGGCGGAGCGGGGCGTGGCCAGGACGAACCGTCTGGCGCCGGACCTGGTGCTGCTGGGCGGCGACCTGATGCACGACGACATCTCGGATGGTGAGCTGCGGGCGACCGCGCGCACCCTGGCCGGACTGCGTGCACCCCTCGGCGTATACGCGGTGCTGGGCAACCACGACTACGGCGCCGGTCCCGCCCGCGTGCAGGCGGCACTGGAGGACGCGGGAGTCTTCGGGCTGGTGAACGAGGGACGCAGGCTCCCCCTCGGCCCCGGGAACCTCTGGCTGGCTGGGCTGGACGACTGCTGGGAGGGTCGGCCCGACCGCTGCTCAGCCGCTTCGCCCTGCAGTTGA